The region ATCCGATGCGTAATTCCTCGCCGAGTGATAAAAATAAAGAAGTGCGAACGACCGTTTTCAATTCTGAAGATGTACAAGACGCCAAATTCAAAGACATTAAGTAAGATTAATTTCTAACTCTATAATAGTTTAATAAAGGAAAACATATGAAGTATTTTCTCAGTATAGTACTGGCTATGGCTTGGTTAGGTTGTTCCAAACCCGCACCGGCACCGCAAATGGATTCTTTTGGTAAAGGTGTGACCATGTCGGAAGTAACGCCGATCGCCCAAGCGGTGGCACAAGTTGGCAGCTACAAAGATAAGGAAATACTGATCGAATCCGAGATCAAATCGGTTTGCCAGAAAAAAGGCTGCTGGATGGAGATCGCAACGGAAAACCAACCGATGCGCATCACATTTGAAAACTATGGTTTTTTTGTTCCTAAAGATGCCGCCGGTCGTAAAGTAAAAGTACAGGGCAAAATCGAAGAGAAAGAAATTCCGCAAGACGAGGCACGCCATTATCTGGAAGATGCGGGTAAACCCAAAGAAGAAATTGAAAAAATCGTCGGCCCTCAAAAAGTGGTAACGATGGTAGCCTCCGGCGTTGCGATTGTAAAATAATTATTAACGAGGGAATATGCCCAAAGAATTTGTAAGAACAGAGCTGGCGCCGGCTCCGATCGGGCCGTACAATCAGGCAGTCATCGCCTCCGGCAAAATGATATTCACCTCCGGACAGATTGCGCTTGATCCCAAAACCGGACAGCTATTAACCGGCGATGTACGCCAGCAAACACGCCTGGTGCTTGAAAATCTTCGCGCGATACTTCGCGCCGGAGGAAGTGATCTGAATAAAATCATCAAAACATCGGTATTTCTCAAAGATATGAATGATTTTGCGGCAATGAATGAAACATATGCAGAATATATGTCGGAAGCCGCACCGGCACGATCCACCGTAGAAGTCGCACGCCTGCCCAAAGATGTGCTGGTGGAAATTGATTGTATAGCGCTCGTCGAATAAGCACGTTTTAAATAGTTCGTTTTCACTAAACAAACGGTGACGGTGTATGAGTAGGACAACCGGCAAGTGGTTTTGCGTCATCAATCCGGCGGCTAACCGCGGCAACGGTACGCGATGCGTACCGGAAGTGCGGCGCTTTCTGTCGGAACGAAATATCCCGCATGAAATATTGGTGACAACTCAATCCAGTGAAGCGATGCCGTATGTGGTAGAGCGCGCAGCGGATCACGATGTGATCATTGCCGCGGGCGGCGATGGTACGGTACACGAAGTTGTGAACGGATTGATGCAGGCTTATGCGCAGTCGGGTGGTCAACCTCCCAAAGCCGCACTGGGCGTACTTCCGATCGGATCCGGTAATGATTTTGCGAAAATGCTTCATATGCCTAAAGAACTTCGGCCGGCGTTGGAAGCGATCGCAACGGGTTCGCGTCGTTTGATCGATATTGGTCGTATCAGTGTGGACGGCGATCATGCGCGGTATTTCGACAATAATGTAGGTATCGGCTTCGATGCATATGTCAATTATGAAAGCATTCAGATCAAATCGCTGCGCGGCGTTTTGATTTATCTTGCGGCCGTATTCAAATCGCTTTTTAAATACCAGCATCCGATGGCGGAAATACGAATCAATGGCGAAACGATAAACAACAAAATTCTAATGATGACGACGGGCAACGGTTCATGCTCCGGCGGCGGATTTTATATCACACCCCATGCCAAAATTGACGACGGATGGTTGGATGTATGTATTGTGGATTCCCGCAGCAAATTAAAAATGCTGTTGGATCTGCCCACAGTCATGCAAGGCAAACATGATGGGGCGCCGGGCGTTCGTATGTACCGTACCAAAAATGTTCGCATTGCGTCGTCTGAGTTACTGCCGATCCATGCCGATGGGGAAGTCGTATCTATGGACGCCCACACCGTCGAATTAGAAGTAATGCCGACGGCTATTCACGCAATATTTGCGCACTGATTATGACACACATTCCGCACAGCGGCGATATTACCATCATCGAATACGATCTGACGCCTAAAGCGGCTTCACGTAAAAAGCCTGCGCAAACCGGTGATGTATCCATCGAAGGATTGATCACCGAAAACGTGATGGCGGAAGACGTACGCAGCGAAACTGAATTTAAAAAGAAAAAAAAGACGCGAAAAAAAAGTTCGGCTAAAAATGCAGATGATACTAATGCCGGCATCGAACTTGAAAAAATTGTTTATTCCAGCGAACACCTGACGACGATCGTCGATCACTTGACTGACCTCGCAACGGAGATCGAACATCAACGTTTACCGGATACACGCTCACCGGAGGTAACAACCCGTTGCTTTCAACTGCGTTCATGCCCGGACCATGATTGCGTAGCCTATCAGGCTTCGCATGCCCGCTGCTGGTATATCGCGGGTGAAATGTGCGGTTGCCGCACTCATCTGGGATTGCCGTCATGCTTCGAATGCCAGGTTTTTCAGGCGGCCGCAACCGAACCGCTGGCAAGGATGCGTGAAACTTATCTGTATGTGCTCGGCATGTTACGTCGCCGCAATGAAAAATTACGCACCATGCAGCGCGAGTCGGACTTGCTCAAAGAACGCATCAATCAGGTTCGGCGTATTCAAAGCAGTGAACAACTGTCGGAATTGGATGAGGTGTTTTTTGAACAAAGGCTGGTTGATGAGTTGGTTAAATTCTCGCGGCGCACGGACGAGTTTGAAACGGAACGGGATAAAAAACTATTTGAACAGCATAAAATACTCACGGAACAATTAGGCAGCGCCTATCTGCAATTGCAATCTGTGACGTCCGAGTTGGAGCGATCCAATAAACAATTGGAAGATAAAGTAACGGAGCGTACGGACGATCTCCGTAAGAGCAACATGGCTTTGCGCGAAGCCGTCAAACATTCGCAGGAAGCCGATCGTTTGAAATCGGAATTTATTGCTAATGTGAGCCACGAATTGCGTACACCTCTTAATTCGATTATCGGTTTTTCCAAGTTAATCATGGCCGGTGTTGACGGGCCGATAACGGAACGCCAGGGTACCGATTTGAATGCTATTTATAACAGCGGTAAACATTTACTGGAGATTATCAATAGCATCCTTGAGCTTTCCAAAATCGAGGCCGGTCGTACGGATCTGGATATCAAGTCGTTTACGCTGGAACCTATGGTGGATGAAATTATTGCCGCTACGCAATCACTGCTGGTCGGGCGTCCGCTGAAACTTGAGAAAAATATTGAATCGTCGTTGCCGGAAATCGAAGCCGATATGACGAAGATACGTCAGGTGATCTATAATCTGGTTTCTAATGCGGTTAAATTTACTGAAGAGGGGGCCATACTGATCAGCGCGGCTCGCGATGGCGACTGGATCATTGTACGCATCACAGATACCGGCATCGGCATTGATAAAGAACATATCCAATCTATTTTCGAGCGATTTCGTCAGGTAGACGGTTCAACCACGCGCAAAGCGGGCGGAACGGGTTTGGGGCTGAATATTGCTAAAAAATTTATCGAATTGCATCGCGGTCAGATGCATGTCGAAAGTCGCCCGGGCGAAGGCAGTACGTTTTCGTTTAAAATACCGATAAAACACACAATCTGACATATGAGCGGTAAACCCAAAAGCATTTTATACATCGAAGACAACGAACTCAATCGTTTACTGGTGCGCAGGTTACTCGAACATGCAGGGTTTGAAGTTTTCGAAGCCGGTGATGGGGCCAAAGGTGTCAAAGCAGCGGAGGAATTGAAACCCGATCTGATTTTGATGGATATTAATTTGCCGATCATGGACGGATTTGAAGCCACACGCCAAATTAAATCTAATCCTGAATTAAAACATATTCCTATCATAGCTATTACGTCCAACGCCATGCAAGGCGATCGTGAACGCACATTGGCTGCAGGTTGTGACGCGTACATTCGTAAACCGATCGATCCGGACGCTTTTCCCGGGCAAATTGCGCATTTTATCGAAGTTTTTTCCTGATTGCTCTTGCGCACGTGCGCCTTTTTTTTATATTTAAAAAATATGCCAAAAACATTTTATACCTACACGTTGATGTGGGTGAGCCTTGTGTCGGGGTTTACCTTTTTCTCTGCATGCGAAAAACCCGTTGAGCCTCAATTTACTTCCGCGTTACGATTTCCTCTGAGCAAAGACATCTACGATATTTTTGATTTGAAAAAAGATATCGAAAATGGAAAAGATTCGCTGGCCGTGGATATTATCAGCGATTCAGTAGTGATTCGTATTTTTGACAGAGAAACCATACATGCCGGAGACGAATTGAATGTGGATCCTACATCGGATTCGGCTGACGCGGCGATCAATAATGATCTCAAGGTTCGCGATTCCGTTGATATCAATTTGCGCTTGGGCGATTTGGCACCGGGTTTTTGGTCAGGTCTGCATGGTACGAATGCAGTTATTCCGGCTTTCAATATGCCGGGCAGTTACACTCCTACATCGCGCAATACAACGCAGTTTACTCAGTTTAAATCAGCGACGCTTTATAGCGGAAACGTAGCTTTACGATTTACCAATAATACAAGTTGCGCAATGGACTCGCTGAACGTGGTAATATTTAATTCGACATCGCGTACACGTATCGACAGTTTTGTCATCAAAAATATTCCGGCTACTTTAGGCAGCGTATCCCAAAAAAGTATCACGTATCCTGCGCCTTCATCCAAAGTTGTACGGGATTCGGTGACGATTCGTATAGCCGGTTATTCCAGTGGTTCGGGAAGCTCTGAACTGGTTGATTCGACCGCTGCGTTAGCCATTCACATTGTTTCTGATATCACGGCCTCATCGGTTACCGGTAAATTTCCGTCGCAAACTATCAGTAATACGGATTCTATTGTTTCCGATAGCCAGTCGGATATAGATTCGGCATACATAGAAAGAGGCAGCATTCGACTCAATATTCGTCCACTGGGGTTGTCCGTCAATGCGTCCGTTACTTTTACAATGTATGATTTTGTAGATAACAACGGTGTACCGTTAACGAGAAGTTTTAATATCATTGCTGGGCAAAACAGTACGCAGATACTTGACCTGAAAAATTATCGGCTTATTCCTAATTGGTCCGTTAGTAGCAGTCGTTTCGTGGATTATAGATACACGATTGTTACCGTTGCTTCTACTAATAATAATACAGTTATCTCCAACGGGAACGGTGTACGTGTCGTTGCCGTGGTTGATTCATTACATTTTTCTCGCATGCGCGGCACCTTGTCTAATGAAGATTTTACTATTTCCAATCGCAGTCAGGATGTCAATATTCGTGATTTAGACAGCATTCAGTTACGTTCTGCTTTTTTTGAAATCATCACTTCGCATCGTATTCCTTTCCCGGTCGCTATGTCAATGACGTTGACCGGCAAACGCGGAACGCGTTCGGCTTCGACGGTGATCAATGGCAGTCTTAATAAATACACATCGGGAACTGATCCGCAACGTGATACCTTGCGTACACCGTTAGCCGAATATGATGAAGTGGCTGCGCTTCTTAATCTTGTTCCGGATTCGATTTATGTCAGCGGTGGCGCGATAGTCGGCGACAATGTGGCCAACGGAATTATTACCAAACAAGACTCCATAGACGTGCGAATCAATCTGAGGGCTCCGCTTGTTTTTAAACTGCCCAACGACTCCACCAAAAACCGCATACGTCCGACGCCGCATGTGTTTGATGTCGGCGAAGGTACCCGAAAAAGAATTTATTCCAATTTGGAATCCGTTCGTATCACCGGCACAATTAAAAATCATTTCCCCGTTCCGGTGTCGGTTCAATTTATTATTGATAGCACCGCCGATGCAGCACGTTTTTATGATTCGACCAATGCTTATAAGTTGGTATATCCTTCTTCGCCTTTGATTATCGGTGCCGGTCAGGTTAATCCGTCAACCGGATTGGTTACTGCACCGACAACCACGACGCTTGATTACGCCCTCAATAAAACAGAATTTCAACGATTATTCGCGCCGGAGATAACAAAACGTTTCCGGGGTATCAAAGCCAAACTCATGCAAACGCCCGGGACAGATTTTGTAAAAGTCAGTTCGGCCGATTATGTGGATTTGGATACGGAGATCGAAATTGAAGTTCAAATCGATGAAAATTTACAATGAGAAAAATATTAATTTTAGTATATAGCTTTGTTTTCACTGCGTATGTTTATACGCAGGAAGAGGCGGATGCACGTGCGATAGGGATGGCGTTCGCTCAGACAGCCGTTTCCGAAAATACGGATGCTTACCGATGGAATCCGGCAAACCTTGGTTTGAATTACAAACTCAAACCGAAATTAACGATAGCGTACACCGGGTTTGGCTTTAACCATCGAAATAATATTTTTTCACGCACTGATTATAATAAATACAACGGGCGCGTTCTTTCGGAAGCCGACAAAGCGGATATTCGTGATCTTTTGAAAGGTAAGAAAGCGTTTGATTTTAACGGTTCCGGCGTCGCACGAGCACTCAGTGTGCAGTATAAAAATTATGCCGTCAATTTTGAAGCGGGTGGCAACGGAAATATGCAATTGCCGCGTGAAATTTTAGATGTAGTTTTTGCTAAAGATGCCTATGAAGTCGGTTCCGAAAACCTTAGCGCGCGTGGCAAGGGCGGCGGCATGGCCGCGTTGCGTACTTCGCTTTCGGCGGGTTTTCCGCTAACCGGTTTATTTGATAAACACATTCGCGAAATAGCCGTCGGCGCCACGCTTACGTATATGCGCGGAGTAAAACAAGTCACAATAAAAGATTTTCGTGCCTTTATAGCAGAGTCGGATAGTTTTATTACCGGAGCAAGATTTCACACGCGCCAGTCTTCCGGCGGTAATGGTTTTTCCGTTAGTTTTGGAGTCAGCGCTCAGATCAACAAAGAATGGTTTGCAGGCATTAGCGTGATAGACGTATATAGCAACATGCAGTGGGAAACACTGAATGAAAAACGTGTGGCCCAGTTTGATGTGCGCAGCGAGGATATTTTTAATGCCAAGAAAAAATCCGTAGATACGACGATTTACGGAGGACAATATTCTACCCGTTTGCCGGGAATACTTCGTGCCGGAGTCGGCTACCAACTGGATAAAGAATGGCTTTTAGCCGGCGATATTGAGGTGATACTACATAATGCGCCTGGAAATGTGACGTCTCGTATTGCAGTCGGAGCTGAAAACCACCGCTGGCGCAAGGTTATTCTTCGCAGTGGCCTCAGTGTCGGTGGTGTCAACCAAGGTTTAGATATGGCACTCGGTGCCGGTTTTTTGATGGGAAAAACAATTCTTGATGTGGGCACGAATAATCTCGAAGGTATGATTTCTCAACGCAGCTTCTCTTTTGCATTGCAAATAAAGACCGTATTTTAAAATCGCAAAATTCTTACGGAGTCATTCTTTTGGCCTAAAAGCTTTCACGGCATTGGCATGACATTCCAACTTTGGTCCCCCGATTAATTCAACACAATAAGGTACAGCGGGAAATACGGCATCTAAACATTCACGAATGGATTTGGGTTTTCCGGGAAGGTTGACGATCAACGTCTTACCGCGAATGCCGGCCGTTTGGCGTGAAAGAATGGCCGTTGGGACATACTGCAGCGATACAGCACGCATCAATTCGCCAAATCCCGGCATCATCTTATCGCACACAGCCTCCGTAGCTTCCGGCGTGACATCGCG is a window of bacterium DNA encoding:
- the mog gene encoding molybdopterin adenylyltransferase, with amino-acid sequence MIKIGILTASDRASAGVYEDLSGKAIMEALRLYLRSDWMPVYKVIPDDRASIEKELADMADREACCLIVTTGGTGPAPRDVTPEATEAVCDKMMPGFGELMRAVSLQYVPTAILSRQTAGIRGKTLIVNLPGKPKSIRECLDAVFPAVPYCVELIGGPKLECHANAVKAFRPKE
- a CDS encoding RidA family protein gives rise to the protein MPKEFVRTELAPAPIGPYNQAVIASGKMIFTSGQIALDPKTGQLLTGDVRQQTRLVLENLRAILRAGGSDLNKIIKTSVFLKDMNDFAAMNETYAEYMSEAAPARSTVEVARLPKDVLVEIDCIALVE
- a CDS encoding response regulator; amino-acid sequence: MSGKPKSILYIEDNELNRLLVRRLLEHAGFEVFEAGDGAKGVKAAEELKPDLILMDINLPIMDGFEATRQIKSNPELKHIPIIAITSNAMQGDRERTLAAGCDAYIRKPIDPDAFPGQIAHFIEVFS
- a CDS encoding diacylglycerol kinase family lipid kinase; this encodes MSRTTGKWFCVINPAANRGNGTRCVPEVRRFLSERNIPHEILVTTQSSEAMPYVVERAADHDVIIAAGGDGTVHEVVNGLMQAYAQSGGQPPKAALGVLPIGSGNDFAKMLHMPKELRPALEAIATGSRRLIDIGRISVDGDHARYFDNNVGIGFDAYVNYESIQIKSLRGVLIYLAAVFKSLFKYQHPMAEIRINGETINNKILMMTTGNGSCSGGGFYITPHAKIDDGWLDVCIVDSRSKLKMLLDLPTVMQGKHDGAPGVRMYRTKNVRIASSELLPIHADGEVVSMDAHTVELEVMPTAIHAIFAH
- a CDS encoding DUF4920 domain-containing protein — its product is MKYFLSIVLAMAWLGCSKPAPAPQMDSFGKGVTMSEVTPIAQAVAQVGSYKDKEILIESEIKSVCQKKGCWMEIATENQPMRITFENYGFFVPKDAAGRKVKVQGKIEEKEIPQDEARHYLEDAGKPKEEIEKIVGPQKVVTMVASGVAIVK